A window of the Campylobacteraceae bacterium genome harbors these coding sequences:
- a CDS encoding ADP-ribosylglycohydrolase family protein, protein MSLDKQRLKNALWGIFISDAMSMPAHWYYKREYIKEGFDGAITGYNDAPHPHPESFMVGGGYFPNITKAKELGRPYDILHQHLRFYNTNYNHADIKLRVHSGEHANAMPNLEERYHYHHGLKKGDNTLGANLMRVLMRSVIKTKEYNQEHFINEFTKYMTTPALNKDPYSEIYIRSWFHNYTNGVPAHACAQEQRNVWSIGSSGGAIRPLLLSLTSTSVFQALGVALQHQQITHRSDNVSSALGYLVPLFHALLQKKDPMLTLKEHASKVQLIKIKGAALSKTYAKHMGPGNIPQDEMWKIHTEFSDDTLDLDFLLATYSEDEILGKVFTTGCYTEHSLPVLSYLLYKNKFDFRACILANANAGGDNVHRGILLGMLVGAANDEIPQDLKEGLSSYETIKSEINDFVNTIK, encoded by the coding sequence ATGTCTTTAGATAAACAACGATTAAAAAATGCACTTTGGGGAATTTTTATTTCTGATGCTATGTCTATGCCAGCACACTGGTATTATAAAAGAGAGTATATTAAAGAAGGTTTTGATGGAGCTATCACGGGTTATAATGATGCGCCCCATCCTCATCCTGAATCTTTTATGGTGGGAGGAGGCTATTTCCCAAATATCACAAAAGCCAAAGAACTTGGGCGTCCTTATGACATTCTTCATCAACATCTTCGTTTTTATAATACCAACTACAATCATGCAGATATAAAACTACGTGTTCATTCAGGGGAACATGCCAATGCAATGCCTAACTTAGAGGAAAGGTATCATTACCATCATGGTTTAAAAAAAGGCGATAATACCCTTGGCGCAAATCTTATGCGTGTACTTATGCGCTCCGTAATTAAAACCAAAGAATACAATCAAGAACATTTTATAAATGAATTCACAAAGTATATGACTACGCCTGCTCTTAATAAAGATCCGTATTCAGAAATCTATATCAGATCTTGGTTTCATAACTATACAAATGGTGTACCTGCTCATGCTTGTGCCCAAGAACAAAGAAATGTTTGGTCTATAGGTTCAAGCGGGGGTGCCATTCGTCCGCTTTTACTTTCCCTTACTTCCACGTCTGTTTTTCAAGCTTTAGGAGTAGCGTTGCAACATCAACAAATTACCCATAGGTCTGATAATGTAAGTTCTGCTTTAGGCTATCTTGTACCTTTATTTCACGCACTTTTACAGAAAAAAGACCCAATGCTTACTTTAAAAGAGCATGCCTCTAAGGTTCAACTTATCAAAATAAAAGGTGCTGCTCTTTCAAAAACGTATGCAAAACATATGGGACCAGGAAATATTCCACAGGATGAAATGTGGAAAATCCATACAGAGTTTTCTGATGATACTCTTGATTTAGACTTTTTACTTGCTACGTATAGCGAAGATGAGATTTTAGGAAAAGTGTTTACTACGGGCTGTTATACAGAACACTCTCTTCCTGTTTTGTCTTATCTTTTGTATAAAAATAAATTTGATTTTAGAGCGTGTATTTTAGCCAATGCTAATGCTGGTGGGGATAATGTGCATAGAGGTATCTTATTAGGTATGTTAGTAGGTGCTGCAAACGATGAAATACCTCAAGATTTAAAAGAAGGACTTAGTTCTTATGAGACTATAAAGAGTGAAATAAATGATTTTGTAAATACTATTAAATAA
- a CDS encoding DUF2779 domain-containing protein, giving the protein MKLSKSLYTKGIQCVKALWLKKYKKEILTPPLEASLAIFERGNEVGELACKLFPKGKKVVYSKDFSSMVNTTKEYIEQGVRNIYEATFVYEGILVLVDILVVKEEGVHIYEVKSSSHIKDIYIHDTSIQTYVLKKLGFNVLSSNLVHINSSYIRGDYLDLYKFFTVVNISKEVEDLQKDIPAVLINFKLYLDDKINEPNIDIGKHCKNPYPCDATEYCWTKQRQIPVYSIFNIFNLGSKKQIELYDEGIINVEDIPEDFDMTSAQKQAVQNYKTKETYINKEKIQEFLNTLTYPIYHLDFETFQQAIPQWQGISAFMQIPFQYSLHIEQEDGSIEHKEFLALDGIDPRKELSKKLCKDIPSDVTVLAYNMSFEQGVIKKLASNFPKKSSHLLAINENMKDLMFPFLKKYYVKPEMKGSYSIKYVLPALDKKMQESYKKLEGVQNGSQAMNVYANLSKQAEVDKKRIRKNLLKYCELDTLAMVKILNKLKKI; this is encoded by the coding sequence ATGAAATTATCTAAATCCCTATATACTAAAGGAATACAATGTGTAAAAGCACTTTGGTTAAAGAAGTATAAAAAAGAAATATTAACACCTCCTTTGGAAGCTTCGCTTGCTATATTTGAGAGAGGGAATGAAGTAGGAGAATTAGCCTGCAAACTTTTTCCTAAGGGAAAAAAAGTTGTTTATTCTAAAGACTTCTCATCTATGGTAAATACAACAAAAGAGTATATAGAACAAGGTGTGCGCAATATCTATGAAGCTACTTTCGTTTATGAGGGTATTTTAGTATTAGTAGATATTCTTGTAGTTAAAGAAGAGGGCGTTCATATATATGAAGTTAAAAGTTCAAGTCATATAAAAGACATTTATATTCATGATACTTCTATTCAAACTTATGTCTTAAAGAAACTTGGTTTTAATGTTCTAAGCTCAAACCTAGTACATATTAATAGTTCTTATATAAGAGGTGATTATTTAGATTTGTATAAATTTTTTACTGTGGTTAATATTAGTAAAGAAGTAGAAGATTTACAAAAAGATATTCCAGCTGTTTTAATAAACTTCAAGTTGTACTTAGATGATAAAATAAACGAACCCAATATTGATATAGGAAAACACTGTAAAAATCCATATCCTTGTGATGCCACAGAGTATTGTTGGACAAAACAAAGGCAAATACCTGTGTATTCAATTTTTAATATCTTTAATCTAGGAAGTAAAAAACAAATAGAGTTATATGATGAGGGCATTATAAACGTAGAAGATATCCCAGAAGACTTTGATATGACTTCTGCTCAAAAACAAGCCGTACAAAACTATAAAACAAAAGAAACCTATATAAACAAAGAAAAAATACAAGAGTTTTTAAATACGCTTACGTATCCAATCTATCATCTTGATTTTGAGACCTTTCAACAAGCCATTCCTCAATGGCAAGGTATATCTGCTTTTATGCAAATACCTTTTCAATACTCACTTCATATAGAACAAGAAGATGGAAGTATTGAGCATAAAGAATTTTTAGCTCTTGATGGAATTGATCCAAGAAAAGAACTAAGCAAAAAGCTGTGTAAAGACATTCCTTCTGATGTAACAGTGCTTGCCTATAATATGAGTTTTGAGCAAGGTGTAATAAAAAAACTAGCTTCAAACTTTCCAAAGAAAAGTTCCCACCTTTTAGCAATCAATGAAAACATGAAAGACCTAATGTTCCCTTTTTTAAAAAAATATTACGTAAAACCAGAAATGAAAGGTTCTTACTCAATAAAGTATGTTCTTCCCGCTCTTGATAAAAAAATGCAAGAATCTTATAAAAAACTCGAGGGTGTACAAAATGGAAGTCAAGCCATGAATGTTTATGCAAATTTATCTAAACAAGCTGAGGTAGATAAAAAAAGAATAAGAAAGAATCTTTTAAAGTATTGTGAATTAGATACTTTGGCAATGGTAAAGATACTTAATAAATTAAAGAAAATTTAA
- a CDS encoding NAD(P)H-dependent oxidoreductase translates to MAHPNIEGSTFNKYIKEELEGAKNVIYKDLSSLYPNFKIDVKKEQEDLMKASRIVFQFPMQWYSSPAILKQYVDLVFDYDFAYKIEDGTFQALHLKEKEFRLLVTIGSKEESFSGKDRLSVKECLNAYSYTAKMLGMKELDPCLIYGTVYEKFGKKDFRQITNLLKEYIV, encoded by the coding sequence ATGGCTCACCCAAATATAGAAGGTTCAACATTTAATAAATATATAAAAGAAGAGTTAGAGGGGGCTAAGAATGTAATATACAAAGATTTAAGTTCTTTATATCCTAATTTTAAAATAGATGTTAAAAAAGAACAAGAAGATCTAATGAAAGCATCACGAATAGTTTTTCAGTTTCCTATGCAGTGGTACTCAAGTCCTGCTATTTTAAAACAGTATGTGGATTTAGTATTTGATTATGATTTTGCATATAAGATTGAAGATGGTACTTTTCAAGCCTTGCATTTAAAAGAAAAAGAATTTCGCTTATTAGTGACTATTGGCTCAAAAGAAGAGTCTTTTAGTGGAAAAGACAGACTAAGTGTAAAAGAGTGTTTAAATGCCTATTCTTATACAGCAAAGATGTTAGGAATGAAAGAACTTGATCCTTGTTTGATTTATGGGACTGTTTATGAAAAATTTGGAAAAAAAGATTTTAGACAAATTACTAACTTACTAAAAGAATATATAGTATAA
- a CDS encoding AraC family transcriptional regulator: MNYYNSDLADIGFKLILPCKELEPYIYNYWIVRKDKLHKTISNKILSDGNSGIVINFSSSSFLTKINEKNFICKNNFTYCGPTKYPLFMEFENKIDAIGIRFKAGGAYRFFNEDISSFKDIVVEMQNSTVLKIDALYEKLISTNDVENKISIIENFLIKKIQSSSKNNSVWIFDFINYILKNKGYVNIEALCKEFDISPRLCARRFNQEVGLSAKLFARLARIVNTKETLSSLKVDSLTSVAYDNGFFDQAHFSNEFKAFMSETPKEYFSKKYNMAKQLNFKKYSK, from the coding sequence ATGAATTATTATAACAGTGATTTAGCAGATATTGGTTTTAAACTGATTCTCCCATGTAAAGAGCTCGAACCCTATATTTATAACTATTGGATTGTTAGAAAAGACAAACTACACAAAACTATTTCAAATAAGATATTAAGTGATGGCAATTCTGGAATAGTAATAAATTTTTCATCTTCTTCTTTTTTAACAAAAATTAATGAAAAAAATTTTATATGTAAAAATAACTTCACGTATTGTGGTCCTACAAAATACCCTTTATTTATGGAGTTTGAAAATAAAATAGATGCTATTGGTATTAGGTTTAAAGCAGGGGGTGCATATCGATTTTTTAATGAAGATATCTCTTCTTTTAAAGATATAGTAGTTGAAATGCAAAATAGTACTGTCTTGAAAATAGATGCTTTATATGAAAAATTGATAAGTACTAACGATGTTGAGAATAAAATTTCTATTATAGAAAATTTTTTAATAAAAAAAATACAGAGTTCTTCTAAAAATAATTCTGTATGGATATTTGATTTTATAAATTATATTCTTAAAAATAAAGGGTATGTAAATATTGAAGCGCTTTGCAAAGAATTTGATATAAGTCCAAGACTATGTGCCAGACGTTTTAATCAAGAAGTTGGTTTAAGTGCGAAACTATTTGCAAGGCTTGCTCGAATAGTTAATACTAAAGAAACGTTAAGTTCTCTAAAGGTAGATTCTTTAACCAGTGTAGCTTATGATAATGGTTTTTTTGATCAAGCTCATTTTTCAAATGAATTCAAAGCTTTTATGTCTGAAACCCCTAAAGAATATTTTTCAAAAAAATACAATATGGCAAAACAATTAAACTTCAAAAAATATTCTAAATAA
- a CDS encoding DoxX family membrane protein — MNTSTFDEKRYIILFVRLAIGIAFLSAVFDRVGLWGNPGDINVAWGSFKLFEDYVAYLNPFLSIALVTIVAYFVTVLEVVLGIMLILGFRLKLVALLSATLLLIFALSMTVIMGIKAPLDYSVFSVSAASFLLYLFIKEKEKADELWNAKEKALNV, encoded by the coding sequence ATGAATACAAGTACGTTTGATGAAAAAAGATATATAATTCTTTTTGTACGTCTGGCTATTGGAATAGCTTTTTTATCTGCTGTTTTTGATAGAGTTGGATTATGGGGAAACCCTGGAGATATTAATGTTGCTTGGGGAAGTTTTAAACTTTTTGAAGATTATGTAGCTTATCTAAATCCCTTTTTATCAATTGCTTTAGTTACGATTGTTGCTTATTTTGTAACTGTATTAGAAGTAGTATTAGGAATAATGTTAATACTTGGCTTTAGATTAAAACTAGTAGCTTTATTAAGTGCTACTTTGCTTTTGATTTTTGCTTTAAGCATGACTGTTATTATGGGAATTAAAGCACCTTTAGATTATTCCGTTTTTAGTGTTAGTGCAGCATCTTTTTTACTTTATTTGTTTATTAAAGAAAAAGAAAAAGCAGATGAATTATGGAATGCAAAAGAAAAAGCATTAAATGTTTGA
- a CDS encoding PAS domain-containing protein has protein sequence MGEIKLEKDTLIVSETNDKGIIIYANEEFCKISGYSKDELIGQDNNIVRHPDMPKETSLELWNAIQAGEIWNGIVKNKTKNGDYYWLNATAYSSLDAKGNKRYISIRIKPTQKEIKNAILLYGLSE, from the coding sequence ATGGGTGAGATAAAACTAGAAAAAGATACATTAATCGTTTCAGAAACCAATGACAAGGGAATTATTATTTATGCCAATGAAGAATTCTGTAAAATTTCAGGATATAGCAAAGATGAATTAATTGGACAAGATAACAATATAGTAAGGCATCCTGATATGCCAAAAGAAACCTCCCTAGAACTGTGGAATGCAATTCAAGCAGGAGAAATCTGGAATGGTATTGTGAAAAATAAAACAAAAAATGGTGATTATTATTGGTTAAATGCTACGGCTTATTCTTCTTTAGATGCTAAAGGAAACAAACGTTATATTTCAATACGAATCAAACCGACCCAAAAAGAAATTAAAAATGCTATTTTGTTATATGGCTTAAGTGAATAA
- a CDS encoding chemotaxis protein: MFLNAKKDKQTILENLDLLEQYIIEDINKIENTSTCSSSKYNEIEKKLSSITSLMQKRNQKNLTVYGEIMLACEKLSDGFIDDKVTSKSDDIKINYIAKSMNTMFDKLNMGINDALEVLDQYSNQNYLNKIDAEIFRGGAFKVLFEGINALNEKIVEQVSSTYQQGLSLEKESSELTKKAKTLSDSTQHQASAIEETAAAIVEISSIFTSNSKHITSIIEVGNDVEQSSIKGLALAKDTDNAMDDIYGFTNKTFDAISQISQIAFQTNILSLNAAVEAATAGEAGKGFAVVAQEVRNLANRSASVAKEIEDLMGVLRTKVESGKKIATVMTLDYEEMIENIKKTVALIDTISSSSKEQELGVEQINRAINSIDQATQENTVIAHDVSSISLKNYNVAKEMVEASENIKFNGKENIQASI; the protein is encoded by the coding sequence ATGTTTTTAAATGCGAAAAAAGACAAACAAACTATTTTAGAAAACTTGGACTTATTAGAACAATATATTATTGAAGACATTAATAAAATTGAAAATACTTCAACATGTAGTTCTTCTAAATATAATGAGATTGAAAAGAAACTCTCATCAATAACGTCATTGATGCAAAAACGAAATCAAAAAAACCTTACGGTTTATGGTGAAATCATGTTAGCTTGTGAAAAACTATCAGATGGTTTCATTGATGATAAAGTTACCTCCAAATCTGATGATATTAAAATAAACTATATTGCTAAAAGTATGAATACTATGTTTGATAAACTAAATATGGGAATCAATGATGCTTTAGAAGTGTTGGATCAATATTCCAATCAAAACTATTTGAATAAAATTGATGCAGAAATTTTTAGAGGTGGGGCTTTTAAAGTATTGTTTGAAGGAATTAATGCTTTAAATGAAAAAATCGTTGAACAAGTTTCATCTACTTATCAACAAGGTTTAAGTTTGGAAAAAGAATCAAGTGAACTTACAAAAAAAGCCAAAACACTTTCTGATTCAACACAACATCAAGCAAGCGCCATTGAAGAAACAGCAGCTGCTATTGTTGAAATATCATCGATATTCACAAGTAATTCAAAACACATTACTTCGATTATTGAAGTAGGAAACGATGTTGAGCAGTCTTCTATTAAAGGCCTTGCTTTAGCTAAAGATACAGACAATGCAATGGATGATATTTATGGTTTTACAAATAAAACTTTTGATGCCATTTCTCAAATATCGCAAATTGCTTTTCAAACGAATATTCTTTCTTTAAATGCAGCGGTTGAAGCAGCAACAGCAGGTGAGGCTGGAAAAGGTTTCGCAGTAGTTGCTCAAGAAGTAAGAAATCTTGCAAATAGAAGTGCTAGTGTTGCAAAAGAAATAGAAGATTTAATGGGTGTTTTACGTACAAAAGTAGAAAGTGGGAAAAAAATCGCCACAGTTATGACTTTAGATTATGAAGAAATGATTGAAAATATTAAAAAAACAGTTGCTTTAATTGATACCATTTCAAGTTCTTCTAAAGAACAAGAATTAGGGGTTGAACAAATTAACAGAGCTATTAATAGTATTGATCAAGCAACACAAGAAAATACAGTAATAGCACATGATGTAAGCAGTATTTCTCTTAAAAATTATAATGTTGCTAAAGAAATGGTAGAAGCAAGTGAAAATATAAAGTTTAATGGCAAAGAAAATATTCAAGCCTCGATCTAG
- a CDS encoding amino acid ABC transporter substrate-binding protein, which produces MKKLSIILLVLIATLFTGCFDTEEKKVEEKQTIRIGTSGGYYPFTFFEKDKLQGFEIDVWNAIAEKLDVNVEFKTAKFSGLFGMLETNKIDTISNQITMTQKRLEKYDFAQAYVFDGAQLVVHQDRNDISSLEDLKGKKVGVSLGTNYVNIVKEFDTENEIEVISYDGNGFEQDVVLKRIDAFVQDRVSSVELIKKANLPLKLVGSPIVVIKNSFPFVRNEKNKILINQVNSALSSLREDGTLNSISMKWFNTDITKK; this is translated from the coding sequence ATGAAAAAACTATCAATAATTTTACTGGTATTAATAGCAACACTTTTTACAGGGTGTTTTGATACAGAAGAGAAAAAAGTTGAAGAAAAACAAACTATTAGAATTGGTACATCGGGAGGATATTATCCTTTTACATTCTTTGAAAAAGACAAACTTCAAGGTTTTGAAATTGATGTATGGAATGCGATTGCAGAAAAATTAGATGTGAATGTTGAATTTAAAACAGCAAAATTTTCTGGTTTATTTGGAATGTTAGAAACAAATAAAATAGATACTATCTCTAATCAAATTACAATGACGCAAAAAAGACTTGAAAAGTATGATTTTGCACAAGCCTATGTTTTTGATGGAGCACAACTGGTTGTTCATCAAGATAGAAACGATATTTCATCTTTAGAAGATTTAAAAGGTAAAAAAGTAGGTGTTTCTTTAGGTACTAATTATGTAAATATTGTAAAAGAATTTGATACTGAAAATGAAATAGAAGTAATATCGTATGATGGAAATGGTTTTGAGCAAGATGTTGTTTTAAAAAGAATTGATGCTTTTGTACAAGATCGAGTTTCTTCTGTGGAATTAATCAAAAAAGCGAACTTACCTTTAAAACTGGTGGGTTCTCCTATTGTTGTAATTAAAAACTCTTTTCCTTTTGTAAGAAATGAGAAAAATAAAATTTTAATTAATCAAGTTAACTCGGCACTAAGTTCTTTAAGAGAAGATGGTACATTAAACAGCATTTCTATGAAATGGTTTAATACGGATATTACCAAAAAATAA
- a CDS encoding amino acid ABC transporter permease — protein MFTFDVDYTLGLFPILLKYINITLSLAVISTVIALIIAIIIAIIKTNNIKVLSQICDVYVSFLRGTPLLVQLFLFYYGLPQVFPIFAAMDAYWASILGLSLHFSAYMAESIRGAIKSVEKGQFEAAYSLGMNKTQTFFYIILPQAIRVAVPSLMNNFIDLLKSTSLAFTLGVPEIMAKAQLEAASSFKYFESFLAVALVYWAIVLIFTYLQKRFEKRLNRAY, from the coding sequence ATGTTTACTTTTGATGTAGATTATACTTTAGGGCTTTTCCCTATTTTATTAAAATATATAAATATTACTCTTAGCTTGGCTGTTATCTCAACAGTCATTGCTTTAATAATTGCTATTATAATTGCTATTATTAAAACCAATAATATTAAAGTACTTTCTCAAATATGCGATGTGTATGTATCTTTTTTAAGAGGAACTCCTCTTTTGGTACAGCTGTTTTTATTTTATTATGGCCTGCCTCAGGTTTTCCCTATTTTTGCGGCAATGGATGCGTATTGGGCAAGTATTCTTGGTTTATCTTTGCATTTTTCTGCTTATATGGCAGAATCTATAAGAGGTGCTATTAAATCGGTTGAAAAAGGCCAGTTTGAAGCAGCTTATTCTTTGGGTATGAATAAAACACAAACTTTTTTTTATATCATTTTGCCTCAAGCAATAAGAGTAGCAGTACCTAGTTTAATGAATAATTTTATTGATTTATTAAAAAGTACTTCTTTAGCTTTCACTTTGGGTGTTCCTGAAATTATGGCAAAAGCACAATTGGAAGCTGCGAGTTCATTTAAATACTTTGAGTCCTTCTTAGCTGTTGCTTTGGTATATTGGGCCATTGTACTCATCTTTACGTATTTACAAAAAAGATTTGAAAAAAGACTAAATAGAGCCTATTAA
- a CDS encoding ester cyclase — MHKLQVRKFYEVLWDAHNKEEIASVLHEDFTFRGSLGQEKKGHKGFSGYVDMLHNALGDYKCIIEELVEEENKVFAKMSFTGIHKAKFLNYEPSQKRVTWKGCALFTFKGEKISDVWVLGDLKNLENQLNT, encoded by the coding sequence GTGCATAAATTACAAGTTCGTAAATTCTATGAGGTACTTTGGGATGCTCATAATAAAGAAGAAATAGCTTCTGTTTTACATGAAGATTTTACTTTTAGAGGTTCTTTGGGACAAGAAAAAAAAGGGCATAAAGGTTTTAGTGGATATGTAGACATGCTTCATAATGCTTTAGGAGATTACAAATGTATTATAGAAGAATTAGTAGAAGAAGAGAATAAAGTTTTTGCAAAAATGAGTTTTACAGGAATTCATAAAGCCAAATTCTTGAATTATGAGCCTTCACAAAAACGTGTGACATGGAAAGGCTGTGCTCTCTTTACATTCAAGGGAGAGAAAATATCAGATGTATGGGTACTTGGAGATTTGAAAAATCTGGAAAATCAATTAAATACTTAA
- a CDS encoding methyl-accepting chemotaxis protein: protein MTKKSSFGNKLLFQVLSITILALGLSIFFVTKYSYAEAEKDAHKYVKELAKNQATKIERDLNKAIMAPKLLVMKFEGALRNKIKLDEKEVIDYLKHIIKQDEYILGIWFAIADKEMFFKENMDSIGKNGYNAEGQFAPYVVRSKDEIIVQSGSAYNESKPWVAGPKKAAKMFITQQYYYPVGGVKTLMTTVAFPLYDEGKFIGSLGMEINLDSFSKLAKETKLYENGYSFTLDHYGTILGHPTKEFQSKPLSEVTKNDSDFLKVLVNSKNGKFTEFYKTSSKNGLDSLFYAQPIELFYSGTYWTIIISAPKEEYLSNANFIRNFSIFAGLLALLVIALIIIFSVKKLNNNLKSISTGLDEFFEYLNTKAGNPKQIEIKKQDEFGLIANSINENVKHIQKTIEEDNALIDDVKTVANNVSKGFLNKKIEKKTSSSSLNELKNILNTMLDNLEGLVGQDVNKISYVLEAYTKRDFTLKLHSATSGKIGSEIIEMNTMITEMLIGNQRDGLALQEGSTELSSSTSTLNNNATKQAASLEETAASIDEITSNIEQTSQKAQEMLKISQETKGSANEGKKLANETAAAMEDINDTVNTINDSISIIDQIAFQTNILSLNAAVEAATAGEAGKGFAVVAQEVRNLASRSAEAAKVIKQLVENATIKANVGKEISSKMIEGFGELEQKITDTSELISDVTNAAKEQTIGMSQISDAVNQLDKFTQENAAVADLTNNISQETKQIAQRVVDDVNKNKFDGKKA from the coding sequence ATGACAAAAAAATCAAGTTTCGGAAATAAATTATTGTTTCAAGTCTTAAGTATAACAATATTAGCATTGGGACTTAGCATATTTTTTGTAACCAAGTACTCTTATGCCGAAGCTGAAAAAGATGCACATAAGTATGTGAAAGAACTTGCTAAAAACCAGGCAACTAAAATTGAGCGAGATTTAAATAAAGCCATAATGGCACCTAAACTTTTAGTCATGAAATTTGAAGGGGCGCTTCGAAATAAGATAAAACTTGATGAAAAAGAAGTGATTGATTATTTAAAACACATTATAAAACAAGATGAATATATTCTTGGTATTTGGTTTGCTATTGCTGATAAAGAAATGTTTTTCAAAGAAAATATGGACAGTATTGGAAAGAACGGATACAATGCTGAGGGGCAATTTGCACCTTATGTTGTTCGTTCAAAAGATGAAATTATTGTTCAATCTGGTTCTGCGTACAATGAATCAAAACCGTGGGTAGCAGGGCCTAAAAAAGCCGCTAAAATGTTTATAACGCAACAATACTATTATCCAGTTGGTGGCGTAAAAACCTTAATGACAACGGTTGCTTTTCCTTTATATGATGAGGGTAAATTTATAGGTTCCCTAGGAATGGAAATCAATCTGGACTCTTTTTCAAAACTAGCCAAAGAAACAAAATTATATGAAAATGGTTATTCTTTTACACTGGATCATTACGGAACGATTCTTGGTCATCCTACAAAAGAGTTTCAATCAAAACCTTTAAGTGAAGTGACTAAAAATGACAGTGATTTTTTAAAGGTTCTTGTTAATTCAAAAAATGGTAAATTTACAGAATTTTATAAAACATCCAGTAAAAATGGTTTAGACTCTCTCTTTTATGCTCAACCCATAGAACTTTTTTACAGTGGAACATACTGGACTATAATAATCTCAGCACCCAAAGAAGAATATCTATCTAATGCGAATTTTATTCGTAATTTTTCTATTTTTGCGGGTTTATTAGCTCTTTTAGTTATTGCTCTTATCATTATCTTCTCTGTTAAAAAATTAAACAATAATCTTAAATCTATTTCGACTGGTTTGGATGAGTTTTTTGAATATCTAAATACAAAAGCGGGAAATCCCAAACAAATAGAAATAAAAAAGCAAGATGAATTTGGATTAATTGCCAATAGTATTAATGAGAATGTGAAACATATTCAAAAAACAATAGAAGAAGACAATGCTTTAATAGATGATGTGAAAACAGTAGCAAATAATGTAAGCAAGGGTTTTTTAAATAAAAAAATAGAAAAAAAGACTTCCAGTTCTTCTTTAAATGAATTAAAAAATATTTTAAATACAATGTTAGACAATTTAGAAGGTTTAGTGGGACAAGATGTTAACAAAATCAGTTATGTTTTGGAAGCGTATACTAAAAGAGATTTTACATTAAAATTACACTCAGCAACATCAGGTAAAATTGGTAGTGAAATTATTGAAATGAATACCATGATTACAGAGATGTTAATTGGTAATCAAAGAGATGGACTTGCTTTACAAGAAGGTTCTACTGAACTAAGTTCTAGTACAAGTACTTTAAATAACAATGCAACCAAACAAGCTGCTTCTTTAGAAGAAACAGCTGCTTCTATTGATGAAATAACCAGTAATATCGAACAAACAAGTCAAAAAGCACAAGAAATGTTAAAAATTTCGCAAGAAACCAAGGGCAGCGCAAATGAAGGTAAAAAACTTGCCAATGAAACGGCTGCTGCTATGGAAGATATCAATGATACGGTTAATACCATTAATGATTCTATTTCAATTATTGACCAAATTGCTTTTCAAACCAATATTCTAAGCTTGAATGCAGCCGTTGAAGCAGCAACAGCTGGGGAAGCGGGGAAAGGTTTTGCTGTCGTTGCTCAAGAAGTAAGAAATCTTGCTTCACGATCAGCAGAAGCTGCAAAAGTGATTAAACAACTGGTTGAAAATGCTACTATTAAAGCAAATGTAGGAAAAGAAATCAGTAGTAAAATGATTGAAGGTTTTGGAGAGTTGGAGCAAAAAATTACAGATACCAGTGAGTTAATTAGTGATGTAACCAATGCAGCAAAAGAACAAACCATTGGAATGTCACAGATTTCTGATGCGGTAAATCAATTGGATAAATTTACCCAAGAAAATGCAGCAGTTGCTGATCTTACCAATAATATTTCTCAAGAAACCAAACAAATTGCACAAAGAGTTGTGGATGATGTAAATAAAAATAAATTTGATGGTAAAAAAGCTTAA